The Medicago truncatula cultivar Jemalong A17 chromosome 4, MtrunA17r5.0-ANR, whole genome shotgun sequence genome includes a region encoding these proteins:
- the LOC11440291 gene encoding ubiquitin C-terminal hydrolase 22: MSSKINGQISPQPCPHLAEFRRTSTKPFLSLHNCLRIKPPGGRASLRRDPHEIPHCNACGLSAPSRLYACISCAAVSCHSSTVGVISHAAAHAASMSPGHQIAIDVDRAELFCCVCRDQVYDRDFDAAVVIAQTVASTIGDVEKSTVIPMPSTTHPENLRKRRRVDYRPSTPDLRERALIGSCSSPINVPDFPRGLRGLNNLGNTCFMNSVLQALFHTPPLRNYFLSDKHNRYFCQKMSNADDAANGDDSAITTAKRNGDNNGIKNGRLCLACDMDAMFSAVFSGDRLPYSPAKFLYSWWQHAAKSNLASYEQQDAHEFFISMLDGIHEKVDKDRHKPHNEGSDCCIAHRVFSGILRSDVMCMACGFTSTTYDPCVDISLDLEPNQGGSTKMAAAASNPSCTGEADSSQNFGISTLMGCLDRFTRAEKLGSNQKFFCQQCKVKQETLKQMSIRKLPLVSCFHIKRFEHSSRKKMSRKVDRYLQFPFSLDMSPYLSSSILRSRFGNRIFPFDGDEPDASNDLCSEFELFAVVTHSGKLDAGHYVTYLRLSNQWYKCDDSWVTQVDENIVRAAQGYMMFYVQKMLYYKATDKSVAS, encoded by the exons ATGTCCTCCAAAATCAACGGTCAGATTTCACCACAACCATGTCCCCACTTGGCCGAGTTCCGCCGCACTTCCACCAAACCATTCCTCTCTCTCCATAACTGCCTCCGTATCAAACCTCCCGGCGGCCGCGCCTCCCTCCGCCGTGATCCTCACGAAATTCCGCACTGCAACGCCTGTGGTCTCTCCGCTCCTTCCCGTCTCTATGCCTGCATCTCATGCGCCGCTGTATCATGTCACTCTTCCACCGTCGGTGTCATTTCCCACGCCGCCGCACATGCCGCATCAATGTCTCCTGGTCATCAGATCGCAATCGACGTCGATCGCGCCGAGCTTTTCTGCTGCGTTTGCCGTGATCAGGTTTACGATCGTGATTTCGACGCCGCAGTTGTGATCGCACAGACCGTTGCGTCCACAATCGGCGACGTTGAAAAATCAACGGTGATCCCTATGCCATCTACTACGCATCCGGAGAATCTCAGAAAGCGCCGCAGAGTAGATTATCGTCCTTCGACTCCGGATCTACGTGAACGTGCTCTGATCGGAAGCTGTTCTTCTCCGATCAATGTTCCTGATTTCCCCCGGGGATTGCGGGGATTGAACAATCTCGGAAACACTTGTTTCATGAATTCGGTGTTGCAGGCTTTGTTTCACACGCCACCGTTGAGGAATTACTTCCTGAGTGATAAGCATAATCGGTACTTTTGCCAGAAAATGAGCAATGCCGATGATGCCGCAAATGGTGATGATTCTGCCATAACAACAGCGAAAAGAAACGGAGATAACAATGGAATAAAAAATGGAAGATTATGCTTAGCTTGTGATATGGATGCTATGTTCTCTGCTGTTTTTTCTGGAGATCGTCTTCCCTATAGCCCAGCAAAGTTCTTGTACAG TTGGTGGCAGCATGCAGCCAAGTCCAACCTTGCAAGCTATGAACAACAGGATGCACatgaatttttcatttcaatgcTTGATGGGATCCATGAAAAGGTGGACAAGGATCGACATAAGCCACACAATGAAG GCAGCGATTGTTGTATTGCTCATAGGGTTTTCTCTGGTATTTTGCGGTCAGATGTTATGTGTATGGCCTGTGGTTTCACATCAACAACTTATGACCCATGCGTAGACATCTCACTTGACTTGGAACCAAATCAAGGGGGTTCTACTAAGATGGCTGCTGCAGCTTCCAATCCTTCTTGCACTGGTGAGGCCGATTCCAGCCAAAACTTTGGGATATCTACCTTGATGGGGTGCTTGGATAGATTTACAAGAGCAGAGAAATTGGGGTCAAACCAAAAGTTTTTCTGTCAGCAGTGTAAGGTGAAGCAGGAAACTCTCAAGCAGATGTCCATACGGAAGCTTCCCCTTGTTTCTTGCTTCCATATAAAAAGATTCGAGCActcttcaagaaaaaaaatgtcaaggAAGGTGGACCGTTATTTGCAGTTCCCATTTTCACTGGACATGTCACCTTATCTCTCATCCTCAATCTTAAGGAGTCGGTTTGGTAACAGAATATTTCCTTTTGATGGGGATGAGCCTGATGCTTCAAATGATCTATGTTCTGAGTTTGAATTGTTTGCCGTCGTCACTCATTCTGGTAAGTTAGATGCTGGTCATTATGTGACTTATCTGCGATTAAGCAATCAATGGTACAAGTGTGATGATTCTTGGGTTACTCAAGTTGATGAAAACATTGTGAGGGCTGCTCAGGGTTACATGATGTTCTATGTACAGAAGATGCTTTACTATAAAGCAACTGATAAATCGGTCGCCTCATGA
- the LOC11442895 gene encoding spliceosome-associated protein 130 A isoform X1 — MYLYNLTLQRPTGIVCAINGNFSGSDDGITQEIVVARGKVLELLRPDKFGRIQSILSVQVFGTIRSLSQFRLTGAQKDFIVVGSDSGRIVILDYNKQKNVFDKIHQETFGKSGCRRIVPGQYLAIDPKGRAVMIAACEKKKLVYVLNRDSLARLTISSPLEANKSHTIVFSICAVDCGFENPIFAAIELDCSDADQDATGVAASQAQKHLIFYELDLGLNHVSRKWSDQVDNGANMLVTVPGGADGPSGVLVCAENFVIYKNQGHPDVRAVIPRRADLPAERGVLIVSAAMHKTKNLKPEEFKLFFLLQTEYGDIFKVTLTDGGGDRVSELNIKYFDTIAVAVSICVLKSGFLFAASEFGNHALYQFKGIGDDDNDVVASSASLMETEEGFQPVFFLPRRLKNLVRIDPVESLMSIMDMKVSNLFEEETPQIFTLCGRGPRSSLRIMRTGLAVSEMAVSKLPGIPSAVWTVKKNVMDEFDSYIVVSFTNATLVLSIGETVEEVSNSGFLDTAPSLAVSLIGDDSIMQVHPNGIRHIREDGRTNEWQTSGKRTIAKVGSNRLQVVIALNGGELVYFEVDVTGQLMEVEKHEMSGDVACLDIAPVPKGRLRSRFLAVGSYDNTIRILSLDPDDCMQTLSIQSLSSAPESLLFLEVQASVGGEDGADHPASLFLSAGLQSGVLSRTVVDTVTGLLSDARSRFLGLKAPKLFPIILGRKCAMLCLSSRPWLGYIHQGHFLLTPLSYETLEYAASFSSDQCLEGVVSVSGEALRIFTVERLGETFNQTVIPLRYTPRKLVLQPKRKLLVVIESDQGALTAKEREAARKECFEAAQTGENATGSEDQMENDGEDEDQGDSLSDEHYGYPKSESDKWVSCIRVLDPRTGNTTCLLELQENEAAFSICTVNFHDKEYGTLLAVGTAKGLQFTPKRSLTVGFIHIYRFLDDGRSLELLHKTQVEGVPLALCQFQGRLLAGIGPVLRLYDLGKRRLLRKCENKSFPISIVSIHAYRDRIYVGDIQESFHYCKYRRDENQLYIFADDSVPRWLTASYHIDFDTMAGADKFGNIFFARLPQDVSDEVEEDPTSGKIKWEQGKLNGALNKVEEIVQFHVGDVITSLQKAALVPGGGECIVYGTVMGCVGALHAFTSRDDVDFFSHLEMHMRQDNPPLCGRDHMAYRSAYFPVKDVLDGDLCEQFPTLPMDLQRKIADELDRTPGEILKKLEELRNKII, encoded by the exons ATGTATCTCTACAATCTCACTCTGCAACGACCCACCGGCATTGTCTGTGCAATCAACGGCAACTTCTCCGGCTCAGACGACGGTATTACCCAAGAAATCGTCGTCGCCAGAGGCAAGGTTCTCGAACTTCTTCGCCCCGACAAATTTGGCCGCATTCAATCAATCCTTTCCGTCCAAGTTTTCGGCACCATTCGCTCCCTGTCTCAGTTCCGTCTCACCGGAGCTCAGAAAGACTTCATCGTCGTCGGTTCTGACTCCGGCAGAATCGTAATCCTTGATTACAACAAACAGAAAAAcgtttttgataaaattcaCCAAGAAACTTTTGGGAAATCAGGTTGCCGGAGAATTGTTCCTGGTCAGTATCTTGCAATTGATCCTAAAGGTAGAGCTGTTATGATTGCTGCTTGTGAAAAAAAGAAGcttgtttatgttttgaataGAGATAGTTTAGCTAGGTTAACAATTTCTTCGCCTTTAGAAGCAAATAAATCTCATActattgttttttcaatttgtGCTGTTGATTGTGGTTTTGAAAATCCTATATTTGCTGCTATTGAATTGGATTGTTCTGATGCTGATCAGGATGCTACTGGTGTGGCAGCTTCTCAAGCTCAGaagcatttgattttttatgaacTTGATTTGGGTCTTAATCATGTTTCTAGGAAGTGGTCTGATCAGGTTGATAATGGTGCTAATATGCTTGTGACTGTTCCTGGTGGTGCTGATGGCCCTAGTGGGGTGCTTGTTTGTGctgaaaattttgttatttataagAATCAGGGTCATCCGGATGTTAGGGCTGTGATTCCAAGACGTGCTGATTTGCCTGCCGAGCGTGGTGTTCTCATTGTTTCGGCTGCTATGCATAAAACGAAGAATTTGAAACCTGAGGAGTTTAAATTGTTCTTCCTTTTGCAGACTGAGTATGGTGATATCTTTAAGGTAACTTTGACTGACGGTGGTGGTGACCGTGTCTCTGAATTGAATATTAAGTATTTTGATACTATTGCTGTTGCTGTATCAATTTGTGTGCTCAAGTCGGGgttcttgtttgcagcttcCGAGTTTGGGAATCATGCATTGTATCAATTTAAGGGAATAGgggatgatgataatgatgtgGTAGCATCGTCTGCGAGTCTGATGGAAACAGAAGAGGGTTTTCAGCCTGTGTTTTTCCTGCCAAGGAGACTCAAAAACCTTGTTAGGATTGACCCAGTTGAGAGTTTAATGTCTATCATGGATATGAAGGTCAGTAATCTCTTCGAAGAAGAGACTCCTCAAATTTTTACTCTTTGTGGGCGCGGTCCTCGGTCTTCTTTGAGGATCATGAGAACTGGTTTGGCGGTTAGTGAGATGGCGGTTTCCAAGCTTCCTGGTATACCTAGTGCTGTTTGGACCGTGAAGAAGAATGTTATGGATGAGTTTGATTCGTATATCGTTGTGTCCTTCACAAATGCCACACTTGTGCTTTCCATTGGTGAGACTGTCGAAGAAGTCAGCAACAGTGGTTTTCTGGATACTGCTCCATCCCTTGCCGTTTCTTTGATTGGCGATGATTCTATCATGCAGGTTCATCCAAATGGTATTAGGCATATTAGGGAGGACGGCCGTACGAATGAGTGGCAAACTTCTGGAAAGAGGACAATTGCAAAAGTTGGGTCCAATAGACTTCAGGTTGTTATTGCGCTGAACGGAGGGGAGCTTGTATATTTTGAAGTCGATGTAACTGGTCAGTTGATGGAGGTGGAGAAGCATGAAATGTCAGGAGATGTTGCTTGTTTGGATATTGCTCCAGTGCCTAAAGGCAGACTAAGATCCCGTTTTCTTGCAGTTGGCTCATATGACAATACGATCCGAATCTTATCACTGGATCCCGATGATTGTATGCAGACTCTAAGTATACAAAGTCTTTCTTCAGCTCCGGAATCTCTTCTTTTCCTTGAAGTCCAAGCATCTGTTGGTGGTGAGGATGGTGCAGATCATCCTGCTAGCCTTTTCCTAAGTGCTGGTTTGCAGAGTGGTGTCTTGTCTAGAACTGTGGTGGATACGGTCACAGGTCTTCTTTCTGATGCCCGTTCCCGATTCTTAGGATTAAAAGCCCCAAAGCTGTTTCCAATTATTTTAGGAAGAAAGTGTGCAATGCTTTGCCTGTCAAGTCGACCTTGGCTTGGTTATATTCACCAAGGACATTTCCTTTTAACGCCCCTTTCATATGAAACCCTTGAATATGCTGCCTCATTTTCATCTGACCAATGTTTGGAAGGTGTAGTGTCTGTTTCTGGCGAGGCATTGAGGATTTTTACCGTTGAAAGGTTAGGAGAAACATTTAATCAGACTGTTATTCCTCTTAGATACACGCCAAGGAAATTGGTGCTGCAACCGAAACGAAAACTTCTGGTGGTGATTGAGAGTGATCAAGGAGCACTTACTGCAAAAGAGCGTGAAGCTGCAAGGAAAGAGTGTTTTGAGGCTGCTCAGACTGGGGAAAATGCGACTGGAAGTGAAGATCAAATGGAGAATGATGGGGAGGATGAGGATCAAGGCGATTCCCTCTCTGACGAGCATTACGGCTATCCAAAATCTGAATCAGATAAGTGGGTATCCTGCATCAGAGTTCTTGATCCAAGGACAGGAAATACGACATGTCTTCTGGAGCTTCAGGAGAATGAGGCTGCATTCAGCATATGCACCGTAAATTTTCATGACAAGGAGTACGGAACCCTTTTAGCTGTTGGCACAGCAAAGGGGCTGCAGTTTACACCCAAAAGGAGTTTAACTGTTGGatttattcatatatatagGTTTCTAGATGATGGAAGGTCTCTTGAACTTCTTCACAAAACTCAGGTTGAGGGTGTTCCTCTTGCTCTATGTCAGTTTCAAGGAAGATTACTTGCAGGAATAGGACCTGTGCTCAGGCTATATGATTTGGGAAAAAGacgattattaagaaaatgtgaGAATAAGTCATTTCCCATTTCGATTGTCTCTATTCATGCCTACCGTGATCGAATTTATGTAGGTGACATCCAAGAG TCTTTCCATTACTGCAAGTATAGACGGGATGAAAACCAACTTTACATATTTGCTGATGATTCCGTTCCAAGATGGCTTACTGCATCATACCACATAGATTTTGACACCATGGCAGGTGCAGACAAAtttggaaatattttttttgcacgGTTGCCTCAGGATGTTTCTGATGAGGTAGAAGAAGATCCTACTAGTGGGAAGATCAAGTGGGAGCAGGGAAAGCTGAATGGAGCTCTCAATAAGGTTGAAGAAATTGTACAATTCCATGTAGGGGATGTGATCACAAGCTTGCAAAAAGCTGCTCTTGTACCAGGTGGTGGAGAGTGCATTGTATATGGAACCGTTATGGGATGTGTTGGCGCATTACACGCGTTTACTTCACGAGATGATGTTGATTTCTTTTCTCATTTGGAGATGCATATGAGACAGGACAATCCTCCTTTGTGTGGAAGAGACCACATGGCTTATAGATCTGCCTATTTTCCTGTTAAG GATGTGCTTGATGGGGACCTATGTGAGCAATTCCCAACATTGCCGATGGATTTGCAGAGAAAAATTGCTGATGAATTGGACAGGACCCCTGGAGAGATACTAAAGAAACTTGAGGAACTACGAAATAAGATTATTTAA
- the LOC112421260 gene encoding protein MAIN-LIKE 2 — protein MLVGHDMVRSHCMLMSAESEWQTLGKDMWVPLWSTGRGRGLSEGPEGSSSQSQVDIEMPSSKEVSSSQPPSVGVVQEGYGRGPSETSLLPNFGQHIAAKIWNGEDRGKTRWVLNNAKRIIDLKEALPPEVDDMGWFWNVIRASGLYPLFMTNYGQVDHDLLIAFSDRWHLETSSFHLPVGEMTITLDDVPCLLHIPVGGNPLFRETLTTNQGT, from the exons ATGTTGGTAGGACACGACATGGTAAGGAGTCATTGCATGCTTATGTCTGCAGAGAGCGAGTGGCAAACACTCGGCAAGGACATGTGGGTGCCGTTGTGGTCGACTGGTCGTGGGCGTGGTCTGAGCGAGGGACCGGAAGGCTCTAGTTCACAGTCTCAGGTTGATATCGAGATGCCATCATCAAAGGAAGTATCTAGCTCACAGCCTCCTTCCGTAGGAGTGGTTCAAGAGGGCTATGGCAGAGGACCTTCTGAGACGTCTTTGTTGCCGAATTTTGGCCAACATATTGCAGCCAAGATTTGGAATGGAGAG GACCGTGGTAAAACCCGTTGGGTGCTTAACAATGCCAAGCGAATAATAGACTTGAAAGAAGCATTACCTCCAGAGGTTGATGATATGGGGTGGTTTTGGAATGTAATCAGGGCATCTGGTCTTTACCCGCTCTTTATGACAAATTATGGTCAGGTGGACCACGACCTCTTGATTGCTTTCTCAGATAGGTGGCACTTGGAGACGAGCAGTTTTCACCTTCCTGTAGGTGAAATGACTATCACCTTGGATGACGTCCCGTGCTTGCTGCATATACCTGTTGGAGGTAATCCGCTATTCCGTGAGACCTTGACTACTAATCAGGGAACATAG
- the LOC11442895 gene encoding spliceosome-associated protein 130 A isoform X2 yields the protein MLVTVPGGADGPSGVLVCAENFVIYKNQGHPDVRAVIPRRADLPAERGVLIVSAAMHKTKNLKPEEFKLFFLLQTEYGDIFKVTLTDGGGDRVSELNIKYFDTIAVAVSICVLKSGFLFAASEFGNHALYQFKGIGDDDNDVVASSASLMETEEGFQPVFFLPRRLKNLVRIDPVESLMSIMDMKVSNLFEEETPQIFTLCGRGPRSSLRIMRTGLAVSEMAVSKLPGIPSAVWTVKKNVMDEFDSYIVVSFTNATLVLSIGETVEEVSNSGFLDTAPSLAVSLIGDDSIMQVHPNGIRHIREDGRTNEWQTSGKRTIAKVGSNRLQVVIALNGGELVYFEVDVTGQLMEVEKHEMSGDVACLDIAPVPKGRLRSRFLAVGSYDNTIRILSLDPDDCMQTLSIQSLSSAPESLLFLEVQASVGGEDGADHPASLFLSAGLQSGVLSRTVVDTVTGLLSDARSRFLGLKAPKLFPIILGRKCAMLCLSSRPWLGYIHQGHFLLTPLSYETLEYAASFSSDQCLEGVVSVSGEALRIFTVERLGETFNQTVIPLRYTPRKLVLQPKRKLLVVIESDQGALTAKEREAARKECFEAAQTGENATGSEDQMENDGEDEDQGDSLSDEHYGYPKSESDKWVSCIRVLDPRTGNTTCLLELQENEAAFSICTVNFHDKEYGTLLAVGTAKGLQFTPKRSLTVGFIHIYRFLDDGRSLELLHKTQVEGVPLALCQFQGRLLAGIGPVLRLYDLGKRRLLRKCENKSFPISIVSIHAYRDRIYVGDIQESFHYCKYRRDENQLYIFADDSVPRWLTASYHIDFDTMAGADKFGNIFFARLPQDVSDEVEEDPTSGKIKWEQGKLNGALNKVEEIVQFHVGDVITSLQKAALVPGGGECIVYGTVMGCVGALHAFTSRDDVDFFSHLEMHMRQDNPPLCGRDHMAYRSAYFPVKDVLDGDLCEQFPTLPMDLQRKIADELDRTPGEILKKLEELRNKII from the exons ATGCTTGTGACTGTTCCTGGTGGTGCTGATGGCCCTAGTGGGGTGCTTGTTTGTGctgaaaattttgttatttataagAATCAGGGTCATCCGGATGTTAGGGCTGTGATTCCAAGACGTGCTGATTTGCCTGCCGAGCGTGGTGTTCTCATTGTTTCGGCTGCTATGCATAAAACGAAGAATTTGAAACCTGAGGAGTTTAAATTGTTCTTCCTTTTGCAGACTGAGTATGGTGATATCTTTAAGGTAACTTTGACTGACGGTGGTGGTGACCGTGTCTCTGAATTGAATATTAAGTATTTTGATACTATTGCTGTTGCTGTATCAATTTGTGTGCTCAAGTCGGGgttcttgtttgcagcttcCGAGTTTGGGAATCATGCATTGTATCAATTTAAGGGAATAGgggatgatgataatgatgtgGTAGCATCGTCTGCGAGTCTGATGGAAACAGAAGAGGGTTTTCAGCCTGTGTTTTTCCTGCCAAGGAGACTCAAAAACCTTGTTAGGATTGACCCAGTTGAGAGTTTAATGTCTATCATGGATATGAAGGTCAGTAATCTCTTCGAAGAAGAGACTCCTCAAATTTTTACTCTTTGTGGGCGCGGTCCTCGGTCTTCTTTGAGGATCATGAGAACTGGTTTGGCGGTTAGTGAGATGGCGGTTTCCAAGCTTCCTGGTATACCTAGTGCTGTTTGGACCGTGAAGAAGAATGTTATGGATGAGTTTGATTCGTATATCGTTGTGTCCTTCACAAATGCCACACTTGTGCTTTCCATTGGTGAGACTGTCGAAGAAGTCAGCAACAGTGGTTTTCTGGATACTGCTCCATCCCTTGCCGTTTCTTTGATTGGCGATGATTCTATCATGCAGGTTCATCCAAATGGTATTAGGCATATTAGGGAGGACGGCCGTACGAATGAGTGGCAAACTTCTGGAAAGAGGACAATTGCAAAAGTTGGGTCCAATAGACTTCAGGTTGTTATTGCGCTGAACGGAGGGGAGCTTGTATATTTTGAAGTCGATGTAACTGGTCAGTTGATGGAGGTGGAGAAGCATGAAATGTCAGGAGATGTTGCTTGTTTGGATATTGCTCCAGTGCCTAAAGGCAGACTAAGATCCCGTTTTCTTGCAGTTGGCTCATATGACAATACGATCCGAATCTTATCACTGGATCCCGATGATTGTATGCAGACTCTAAGTATACAAAGTCTTTCTTCAGCTCCGGAATCTCTTCTTTTCCTTGAAGTCCAAGCATCTGTTGGTGGTGAGGATGGTGCAGATCATCCTGCTAGCCTTTTCCTAAGTGCTGGTTTGCAGAGTGGTGTCTTGTCTAGAACTGTGGTGGATACGGTCACAGGTCTTCTTTCTGATGCCCGTTCCCGATTCTTAGGATTAAAAGCCCCAAAGCTGTTTCCAATTATTTTAGGAAGAAAGTGTGCAATGCTTTGCCTGTCAAGTCGACCTTGGCTTGGTTATATTCACCAAGGACATTTCCTTTTAACGCCCCTTTCATATGAAACCCTTGAATATGCTGCCTCATTTTCATCTGACCAATGTTTGGAAGGTGTAGTGTCTGTTTCTGGCGAGGCATTGAGGATTTTTACCGTTGAAAGGTTAGGAGAAACATTTAATCAGACTGTTATTCCTCTTAGATACACGCCAAGGAAATTGGTGCTGCAACCGAAACGAAAACTTCTGGTGGTGATTGAGAGTGATCAAGGAGCACTTACTGCAAAAGAGCGTGAAGCTGCAAGGAAAGAGTGTTTTGAGGCTGCTCAGACTGGGGAAAATGCGACTGGAAGTGAAGATCAAATGGAGAATGATGGGGAGGATGAGGATCAAGGCGATTCCCTCTCTGACGAGCATTACGGCTATCCAAAATCTGAATCAGATAAGTGGGTATCCTGCATCAGAGTTCTTGATCCAAGGACAGGAAATACGACATGTCTTCTGGAGCTTCAGGAGAATGAGGCTGCATTCAGCATATGCACCGTAAATTTTCATGACAAGGAGTACGGAACCCTTTTAGCTGTTGGCACAGCAAAGGGGCTGCAGTTTACACCCAAAAGGAGTTTAACTGTTGGatttattcatatatatagGTTTCTAGATGATGGAAGGTCTCTTGAACTTCTTCACAAAACTCAGGTTGAGGGTGTTCCTCTTGCTCTATGTCAGTTTCAAGGAAGATTACTTGCAGGAATAGGACCTGTGCTCAGGCTATATGATTTGGGAAAAAGacgattattaagaaaatgtgaGAATAAGTCATTTCCCATTTCGATTGTCTCTATTCATGCCTACCGTGATCGAATTTATGTAGGTGACATCCAAGAG TCTTTCCATTACTGCAAGTATAGACGGGATGAAAACCAACTTTACATATTTGCTGATGATTCCGTTCCAAGATGGCTTACTGCATCATACCACATAGATTTTGACACCATGGCAGGTGCAGACAAAtttggaaatattttttttgcacgGTTGCCTCAGGATGTTTCTGATGAGGTAGAAGAAGATCCTACTAGTGGGAAGATCAAGTGGGAGCAGGGAAAGCTGAATGGAGCTCTCAATAAGGTTGAAGAAATTGTACAATTCCATGTAGGGGATGTGATCACAAGCTTGCAAAAAGCTGCTCTTGTACCAGGTGGTGGAGAGTGCATTGTATATGGAACCGTTATGGGATGTGTTGGCGCATTACACGCGTTTACTTCACGAGATGATGTTGATTTCTTTTCTCATTTGGAGATGCATATGAGACAGGACAATCCTCCTTTGTGTGGAAGAGACCACATGGCTTATAGATCTGCCTATTTTCCTGTTAAG GATGTGCTTGATGGGGACCTATGTGAGCAATTCCCAACATTGCCGATGGATTTGCAGAGAAAAATTGCTGATGAATTGGACAGGACCCCTGGAGAGATACTAAAGAAACTTGAGGAACTACGAAATAAGATTATTTAA